One Nerophis lumbriciformis linkage group LG21, RoL_Nlum_v2.1, whole genome shotgun sequence DNA segment encodes these proteins:
- the LOC133621142 gene encoding acidic leucine-rich nuclear phosphoprotein 32 family member E-like, with protein sequence MDMKKRVSLELRDRSPAEVSMLAVDKCLSSDGEVQGVTEEFKGLEVLRMVNVGLTSLSKLPSLPKLQKLEVSDNAICGGLDTLAEKCPDLVSINLSGNKIRELSSVEALKNLKYLKTLDLFGCEVTTLDDYRDTVFRLLPNVTYLDGYDRQDNEAPDSDDDPDDGAGPHGDDEDEDDEDDDGSEEDEDGEEVGLSYLMKEGIQDEEDDGDYVEEEEDDEDEDGDEEAVQGEKRKRDNNNDDDDGDDDDD encoded by the exons GTGTCCATGCTAGCAGTGGACAAGTGTCTTTCCAGCGACGGCGAGGTCCAAGGGGTGACGGAGGAGTTCAAGGGTCTGGAGGTGCTCAGGATGGTCAACGTAGGCCTCACCTCGCTCTCCAAACTGCCATCACTCCCTAAGCTACAGAAG CTGGAAGTGAGCGACAACGCTATCTGTGGCGGCTTGGACACGCTGGCGGAGAAGTGTCCCGACCTGGTCTCCATCAACCTGAGCGGGAACAAGATCCGTGAGCTCAGCTCCGTCGAGGCTCTG AAGAACCTGAAGTACCTGAAGACTTTGGACTTGTTCGGCTGCGAGGTGACCACGCTGGACGACTACAGGGACACCGTCTTCCGCCTCCTGCCCAACGTCACGTACTTGGACGGCTACGATCGGCAAGACAACGAGGCGCCCGACTCTGATGACG ACCCGGACGACGGCGCCGGCCCGCACGGGGACGACGAAGACGAGGACGATGAGGATGACGACGGCTCGGAAGAAGACGAGGACGGCGAAGAGGTGGGGCTGTCCTACCTGATGAAGGAGGGAATCCAG GACGAGGAAGATGACGGAGACTACGtcgaggaagaggaggacgacGAGGACGAAGATGGAG ATGAGGAGGCGGTCCAAGGCGAGAAGAGGAAGAGGGACAACAACAACGACGATGACGACGGCGACGATGACGACGACTAG